Proteins from a genomic interval of Anatilimnocola floriformis:
- a CDS encoding 2Fe-2S iron-sulfur cluster-binding protein yields MPLVKFTKEKKEIEVPVGANLRNEAIKAGINLNQGLNGIGASVNRFMNCKGMGMCGTCRVLITAGIENTNKLTMAEWLKFKTVLPTPVPDPIPALAYIGHEEEMRLACCTVVQGDITVESGPEVNLFGENFFS; encoded by the coding sequence ATGCCCCTCGTTAAGTTCACCAAAGAGAAGAAAGAAATCGAAGTTCCCGTCGGGGCCAACCTGCGGAACGAAGCCATCAAGGCCGGCATCAACCTGAACCAAGGTTTGAACGGCATTGGCGCTTCGGTCAATCGGTTTATGAACTGCAAAGGGATGGGCATGTGCGGCACCTGCCGCGTGCTGATCACCGCCGGGATCGAAAACACCAACAAGCTGACGATGGCTGAGTGGTTGAAGTTCAAGACGGTTCTTCCCACGCCAGTGCCGGATCCGATCCCCGCCCTCGCTTACATCGGCCACGAAGAAGAAATGCGGCTCGCCTGCTGCACGGTGGTCCAAGGCGATATCACGGTTGAGAGCGGGCCCGAAGTGAATCTGTTCGGCGAGAACTTCTTCAGCTAG
- a CDS encoding sigma 54-interacting transcriptional regulator, translating to MTTSALISLTRDQNLIFELQAQLEGKFQVFPCDSLATLPSTLTAHPAAPVVVHLGQETLGEYSAGRFVAELDEAVENSPVYGLLAKDCPPRLQKLAEKSIDHCVAMPIDYEQLRKLLANRQDIEGELQGFWSQMPHKELHGRSRSLITFTPEMFDTMEEIKVAARHNVTVLLIGETGSGKTFLAKLIHELSERREDRFCNVACGALPPDLIESELFGYVKGAFTGADRDREGKFAAAGRGTLLLDEIDVLPMEQQAKLLRVIETGEYEPVGSNETQYSQARLIVASNYNLEELVRSGNFRTDLYYRLNILNFHLLPLRQRPWDIEYLIRKFAVDHSRTHSIPLRSIDQSFFEALRAYNWPGNVREMENVVRRAVLYCQRGVLTVNDLPTSIRQAVQGQMLPQYQSISHELPPIVVPEERYPLTNISGPIPVGMGVRPRTPNAPPQMHRPSSSPMPLPQQPHNMPTYAGSYASSQSAHEPQSMGPMMSPMSQARVATSGSASLEARVDVLEQRIIEDALQRNNFRRKETAAELGISRVTLYNKMKKFGLL from the coding sequence ATGACGACTTCCGCCTTGATCAGCCTGACTCGTGATCAAAACCTGATTTTCGAATTGCAAGCGCAGCTCGAAGGGAAGTTTCAGGTTTTTCCATGCGACTCGCTCGCCACGCTGCCGTCGACGCTAACGGCTCATCCGGCCGCACCGGTCGTGGTCCACTTGGGCCAAGAGACGCTCGGCGAATATTCGGCAGGACGCTTTGTCGCCGAACTCGACGAAGCCGTCGAGAACTCGCCCGTCTATGGCTTGCTCGCCAAGGACTGCCCGCCGCGCTTACAAAAGCTGGCCGAGAAGTCGATCGATCATTGCGTGGCCATGCCTATCGATTACGAACAGCTCCGCAAACTGCTGGCCAATCGGCAAGACATCGAAGGCGAGCTGCAAGGCTTTTGGAGCCAGATGCCGCACAAGGAACTGCACGGCCGCAGCCGGTCGCTGATCACGTTCACGCCCGAAATGTTCGACACGATGGAAGAGATCAAGGTCGCTGCCCGGCACAACGTGACCGTGCTGCTGATCGGCGAAACCGGTAGCGGCAAGACGTTTCTCGCCAAGCTCATCCACGAACTGAGCGAACGTCGCGAAGATCGCTTCTGCAACGTCGCCTGCGGTGCGTTGCCGCCTGATCTGATCGAAAGCGAACTCTTCGGTTATGTGAAAGGCGCGTTCACCGGCGCCGATCGCGACCGCGAAGGAAAATTCGCCGCCGCCGGCCGCGGCACGCTGTTGCTCGACGAAATTGACGTGCTGCCGATGGAACAGCAAGCCAAGCTGCTCCGCGTGATCGAGACCGGCGAATACGAACCGGTCGGCAGCAACGAAACGCAATACAGCCAGGCTCGCCTCATCGTCGCTTCGAATTACAACCTCGAAGAGCTCGTTCGCAGCGGCAACTTCCGCACGGACTTGTACTATCGCTTGAACATTCTCAACTTCCACTTGCTGCCGCTCCGTCAGCGTCCGTGGGATATCGAGTATCTCATTCGTAAGTTCGCCGTCGATCACAGCCGAACGCACTCGATCCCGCTCCGCTCGATCGATCAAAGCTTTTTCGAAGCCCTCCGCGCTTACAACTGGCCGGGCAATGTCCGCGAAATGGAAAACGTCGTTCGCCGCGCGGTGCTGTATTGCCAACGGGGCGTGCTGACCGTCAACGACCTGCCGACCTCCATTCGCCAGGCCGTGCAAGGTCAGATGCTGCCGCAATATCAGTCGATCAGCCACGAACTGCCGCCGATCGTCGTGCCGGAAGAACGCTATCCGCTGACGAACATCTCGGGCCCGATTCCGGTCGGCATGGGCGTTCGTCCGCGCACGCCAAACGCGCCGCCGCAAATGCATCGGCCTTCGTCGTCGCCAATGCCGCTGCCGCAACAGCCTCACAACATGCCGACCTATGCCGGTTCTTATGCGTCCTCTCAGTCAGCGCACGAACCGCAATCCATGGGCCCCATGATGAGCCCCATGAGCCAAGCTCGCGTCGCTACTTCTGGCAGCGCGTCGCTCGAAGCCCGCGTCGATGTGCTTGAACAACGCATCATCGAAGACGCCCTGCAGCGGAACAACTTCCGCCGCAAGGAAACCGCCGCTGAACTCGGCATCAGCCGCGTAACCCTCTACAACAAGATGAAGAAATTCGGTTTGCTGTAG
- a CDS encoding citrate synthase, whose product MAEVAKGSDKPIDGIKLAEPAHVRLGGKEFDLPVVIGTENERGVDVSKLLASTGHITLDDGYANTGSCTSAVTFLDGDRGILRYRGYAIEELAQGCDFLEVAHLLIYGELPTQAELETFRNSIRRHTMIHEEMRAFYNGFPRDAHPMAILSSVVSALSTFYQDSLDPMDPRQVEVSIHRLLAKLPTIAAYSYKKSAGQPFIYPQNDLTYCQNFLQMMFAVPCEPYEFDADAVAALNLLLIVHADHEQNCSTSTVRMVGSSNANLFASISAGISALWGPLHGGANEAVVQMLEKIIADGGDVGKSVAMAKDKKSNFRLMGFGHRVYKNFDPRCKIIKQACDKLLAKLKVDDPLFHVAQQLEQVALSDEYFIERKLYPNVDFYSGVIYRALGIPMQMFTVLFAMGRLPGWIAHWVEMHKSPTKRIYRPRQIYTGAPEREFKSIEKR is encoded by the coding sequence ATGGCAGAAGTTGCCAAGGGGTCGGACAAGCCAATCGACGGAATCAAACTAGCAGAGCCAGCCCATGTGCGCCTGGGAGGCAAAGAATTCGACCTGCCGGTTGTCATCGGGACGGAAAATGAACGGGGCGTCGACGTTTCGAAGCTGCTCGCCTCGACCGGGCACATCACGCTCGACGACGGCTATGCGAACACTGGTTCGTGCACCTCGGCGGTCACGTTTTTGGACGGCGACCGCGGCATTCTGCGGTATCGCGGTTATGCCATCGAAGAACTCGCGCAGGGCTGCGACTTTTTGGAAGTTGCCCACCTGCTGATCTACGGCGAATTGCCCACGCAGGCGGAACTCGAAACGTTCCGAAATTCGATTCGCCGCCACACGATGATTCACGAGGAAATGCGGGCCTTTTACAACGGCTTTCCGCGCGACGCCCACCCGATGGCGATTCTGTCGTCGGTGGTCAGCGCCCTCTCAACCTTTTATCAAGACTCGCTCGATCCAATGGATCCACGGCAAGTCGAAGTTTCGATCCACCGCCTGCTCGCCAAGCTGCCAACGATCGCGGCTTATAGCTATAAGAAATCGGCCGGTCAGCCGTTCATCTATCCGCAAAACGATCTGACCTACTGCCAGAACTTTTTGCAAATGATGTTCGCCGTTCCTTGCGAACCGTATGAGTTCGATGCCGATGCGGTGGCCGCGCTGAATCTGCTCCTCATCGTCCACGCCGATCACGAGCAAAACTGCAGCACCTCGACGGTGCGGATGGTTGGTTCGTCGAATGCCAATCTCTTCGCGTCGATCTCGGCAGGCATCAGTGCGCTGTGGGGTCCGCTGCACGGCGGAGCCAACGAAGCCGTGGTGCAAATGCTCGAAAAGATCATTGCCGACGGCGGCGACGTCGGCAAATCGGTCGCCATGGCGAAGGATAAGAAGAGCAACTTCCGCCTGATGGGTTTTGGCCATCGCGTTTATAAGAACTTCGATCCCCGCTGCAAAATCATCAAGCAAGCCTGCGACAAACTGCTGGCCAAGCTCAAGGTCGACGACCCGCTGTTTCACGTTGCTCAGCAGCTCGAACAAGTGGCCCTTAGCGACGAATACTTCATCGAGCGCAAGCTGTACCCCAACGTCGACTTCTACAGCGGCGTGATCTATCGGGCCCTCGGCATTCCGATGCAGATGTTCACGGTGCTATTCGCCATGGGCCGGTTGCCCGGCTGGATTGCCCACTGGGTGGAAATGCACAAGAGCCCCACGAAGCGGATCTATCGCCCCCGGCAGATCTATACCGGTGCGCCCGAACGCGAGTTTAAGTCGATCGAGAAGCGGTAA
- a CDS encoding NUDIX hydrolase, whose translation MSNSNFVMPAALAMSAEQLADHLAEQIARGLPGRASQTPFSPQLSFGRHFGPTTREFREAAVLLLLYPKNNSWYLPAILRPTHMKSHAGQVGLPGGMVEAGESSQQTALREYAEELAPREVSHRVRVVGELSPIYVWVSNVLVRPHLALCFDPPTWQPNPGEVAEVVEVPLTSLFDPAARGTTHIDRHGLAFTAPHFQIANRAIWGATCMMLGELAAVLAR comes from the coding sequence ATGAGTAACAGCAACTTCGTCATGCCCGCCGCACTTGCGATGTCGGCCGAGCAACTCGCCGATCACTTAGCCGAGCAGATCGCCCGCGGCTTGCCGGGCCGCGCGAGTCAAACGCCCTTCTCGCCGCAACTTTCCTTCGGCCGGCACTTCGGTCCGACGACCCGCGAGTTTCGCGAAGCCGCCGTGCTGCTGCTTCTCTATCCGAAAAACAACTCCTGGTACTTGCCGGCGATCTTGCGACCCACGCACATGAAATCGCACGCGGGACAAGTCGGCCTTCCCGGCGGTATGGTCGAAGCCGGCGAATCAAGTCAGCAAACCGCGCTGCGCGAATACGCCGAAGAACTCGCTCCGCGCGAAGTGTCTCATCGAGTGCGCGTCGTCGGCGAGCTCTCGCCGATCTATGTCTGGGTCAGCAACGTCCTCGTTCGCCCGCACCTCGCCCTGTGCTTCGATCCCCCCACCTGGCAACCCAACCCCGGCGAAGTTGCCGAGGTCGTCGAAGTCCCTCTCACTAGTCTTTTCGATCCCGCCGCCCGCGGCACGACTCACATCGACCGCCACGGCCTGGCCTTCACAGCGCCGCACTTCCAAATCGCCAATCGCGCCATCTGGGGAGCCACCTGCATGATGCTGGGTGAACTCGCAGCAGTGTTGGCGCGATGA
- a CDS encoding protein kinase domain-containing protein: MAATTSHPTAAALLAYGQGRLSPGEMSAIETHLAGCDSCCELLAATPDDTLMIRAREAATSGFRAHQKTVPSQPASPREIPQALKDHPRYRVLGLIGAGGMGAVYKAEHRKMERLVALKVINPAFVSSPAALERFEREVKTAAKLSHPNIVAAHDADAAGDLHFLVMEFVEGMSLDRFVASKGPLPPNVAANLICQAANGLQHAHEKGMIHRDIKPQNLMRTRDGSLKILDFGLARLASQALQSSPGVIEELPERPADATRAGSLLGTPDYIAPEQATDAHLADIRADIYSLGCTLYFLLTAEPPFIGGTMLDKLHAHKTCEPTPIRLRRPEIPEELIAVLERMMAKDPADRFARPADLAKALKPIANARPAATAPQNSEVKVAVAPSPTVADATTAPAAEEFSLDLVTTPSLSPSKTLPAPKKKTEDVSPWLWVGAAGTAVLMIATCAWLLLGNNGKQPIAKQNEVPKQEEQQQTKNETTPPKVTKKNQSSTKQSQGNNQKNVVPTPTSPKRVLMLLPQNELYYPDYINTRNNLPRSIQLVTAAEKKEPVGFLRFPGDATPDPITPDLALSDGVKAADYATIIFVGGKAPELCTGSAGRQVRRLLTEFQQQKKPITAICAGQHVPAFHGYFGADRRVAGGPHVNDHPDFARTQATRKGMGVEAEDNIRDRSRLITAATAFDGKDFAWKIAEAINAPYP; this comes from the coding sequence ATGGCCGCGACCACTTCACATCCGACCGCCGCAGCGCTGCTCGCCTATGGGCAGGGGCGGCTTTCGCCGGGGGAGATGTCGGCCATCGAAACGCATCTGGCCGGGTGCGACAGCTGCTGCGAACTGCTGGCCGCGACGCCCGACGACACGCTGATGATTCGGGCTCGCGAAGCGGCGACCAGCGGCTTTCGGGCTCATCAAAAAACGGTTCCCAGCCAACCGGCCAGCCCGCGCGAGATTCCGCAAGCCTTGAAGGATCATCCTCGCTATCGCGTGCTTGGTTTGATCGGCGCCGGCGGCATGGGGGCGGTTTATAAAGCCGAGCATCGGAAGATGGAACGGCTGGTCGCGCTGAAGGTCATCAACCCGGCGTTCGTTTCCAGTCCAGCCGCTCTCGAGCGCTTCGAGCGCGAAGTGAAGACCGCGGCCAAGCTCTCGCATCCGAACATCGTCGCCGCCCACGATGCCGACGCGGCCGGTGATCTCCACTTTTTGGTGATGGAGTTCGTCGAAGGAATGAGCCTTGATCGGTTCGTTGCCTCCAAGGGGCCGTTGCCGCCGAATGTCGCGGCGAACTTGATTTGTCAGGCCGCCAACGGACTGCAGCACGCGCATGAAAAAGGAATGATCCATCGCGACATCAAGCCGCAGAACTTGATGCGGACGCGCGATGGCAGCTTGAAGATTCTCGACTTCGGCCTCGCGCGACTTGCCAGCCAGGCTTTGCAAAGTTCGCCAGGCGTGATCGAAGAACTACCGGAGCGCCCCGCCGATGCCACGCGCGCGGGTTCGCTCCTCGGCACGCCCGATTACATCGCGCCGGAGCAAGCCACCGACGCACACCTGGCCGACATTCGTGCCGATATCTATAGCCTTGGCTGCACGCTTTATTTTTTGCTCACGGCCGAACCGCCGTTCATCGGCGGCACGATGCTCGACAAGCTGCACGCCCACAAAACGTGCGAGCCCACGCCGATTCGGCTCCGCCGGCCTGAAATTCCCGAAGAACTGATCGCCGTGCTCGAGCGGATGATGGCCAAGGATCCCGCCGATCGTTTTGCTCGCCCTGCTGATTTGGCGAAGGCATTGAAACCGATCGCGAATGCCCGGCCTGCAGCGACTGCGCCGCAAAACAGTGAAGTCAAAGTTGCCGTCGCGCCGTCGCCGACCGTTGCTGACGCGACAACCGCTCCTGCCGCCGAAGAGTTTTCGCTCGACCTCGTTACAACTCCGTCACTGTCGCCCAGCAAGACATTGCCTGCACCGAAAAAGAAAACCGAAGACGTTTCTCCTTGGCTGTGGGTCGGCGCTGCCGGCACGGCAGTGTTGATGATCGCCACATGTGCCTGGCTTCTCCTTGGCAATAACGGCAAGCAGCCGATTGCCAAGCAAAACGAAGTACCGAAACAGGAAGAGCAACAGCAGACGAAGAACGAAACTACACCGCCGAAGGTGACGAAGAAAAACCAGAGCAGCACAAAACAGTCGCAGGGAAACAATCAGAAGAATGTCGTGCCGACGCCGACGAGTCCGAAAAGAGTGCTGATGCTCCTGCCGCAGAACGAACTCTACTATCCCGACTACATCAACACGCGCAACAACCTGCCGCGTTCCATCCAACTCGTGACAGCCGCTGAGAAGAAAGAACCCGTCGGCTTTCTACGATTTCCGGGCGATGCCACGCCCGATCCCATCACGCCTGATCTGGCCCTGTCCGATGGGGTGAAGGCCGCCGACTACGCCACGATCATCTTCGTCGGCGGCAAAGCTCCCGAGCTCTGCACCGGTTCGGCTGGCCGCCAGGTGCGTCGGCTGCTCACTGAATTTCAGCAACAGAAAAAACCGATCACCGCGATCTGCGCCGGCCAGCATGTGCCCGCGTTCCATGGTTACTTCGGCGCCGACCGCCGCGTGGCTGGCGGCCCGCACGTCAACGACCATCCCGACTTTGCCCGCACGCAAGCCACTCGCAAAGGCATGGGTGTCGAAGCCGAAGACAACATTCGCGACCGCAGTCGGCTGATCACCGCCGCCACAGCGTTCGACGGCAAAGACTTCGCCTGGAAAATCGCCGAAGCCATCAACGCGCCGTATCCGTAG
- a CDS encoding P-II family nitrogen regulator: protein MKQVLAVVKPHLAEPVIEALLRAPVEALTVREVRGYGRQKDYLNQYGETEYALAFLPKLEIEVWVDDSRLQEVLELIQQTASTGRLGDGKIMVLPVKAFHPLG, encoded by the coding sequence GTGAAGCAAGTCCTCGCTGTCGTCAAACCGCATCTGGCAGAGCCTGTGATCGAAGCGCTGCTGCGAGCGCCGGTCGAGGCTCTCACCGTTCGCGAAGTCCGCGGCTATGGCCGGCAAAAGGACTATCTGAACCAATACGGCGAGACAGAGTACGCGCTCGCCTTTCTCCCGAAGCTCGAAATCGAAGTTTGGGTCGACGACAGTCGGCTGCAAGAAGTGCTCGAGCTCATTCAGCAAACCGCCAGCACCGGCCGTTTAGGCGACGGCAAGATCATGGTGCTGCCAGTTAAGGCATTTCACCCGCTGGGCTAA
- a CDS encoding DUF6798 domain-containing protein: MKYSAAQSLTIPTSFPKTLLIPVISRPSPPLLEVIDSGAVRSYGWKLAAVETLFILLLFFLIAGSPPPGVGESHYLPKAKHYWDPAWCRGDLFLESADAHLTFYWCFGWVTKFCSLTATAWIGRGVTWLLLAWSWQRLSVALVPKPLFSILSGGLLLIFTRWFHLAGEWIIGGIEAKSFSYVFFFLSLECLVRRRWTPAWLLMGTAAAFHVLIGGWGCLLLGGVWLIELFLKPKAETPSLWRMAPAVIGGFILSLPGLLPAVLLNRGVESDVAREAATAYVFERLGHHLVFHRFDHFFMARHLVLLITWAVLAWQQRHDVRLRALHIFTLGAVLMGLCGAIIDQSLLYQRELAAKLLRYYWFRLSDTMLAASVAIALAQEISRRQQSRPAVFGVLVFLAIVAVGADVALTVQQRNEVRVPAAFLQPKPTQTPATKDEQAVAEMLLPELFERWQDVCLWIKYETPSDARFLTPRRQQTFKWYAQRPEVVNWKDVPQDAAGLAKWKAAMDEVYPRATFEDDLAAHIEPRLLAIAHKYNVKYIVLDRTRAKRGLNFPRVYPAVHAQNPAYEVYAVPPLPKVGP, translated from the coding sequence TTGAAATATTCCGCCGCACAGTCGTTGACGATTCCCACCTCGTTTCCCAAAACCCTCCTGATTCCTGTGATCTCGCGCCCTTCTCCCCCGCTGCTGGAAGTAATCGATTCCGGCGCGGTGCGCAGTTACGGCTGGAAGCTGGCCGCCGTCGAGACACTCTTCATTCTGCTGCTGTTTTTTCTGATCGCCGGTTCGCCGCCGCCGGGCGTTGGCGAATCGCATTACCTGCCGAAGGCCAAACACTATTGGGATCCGGCTTGGTGCCGCGGCGATCTCTTTTTGGAATCTGCCGATGCTCACCTGACGTTTTATTGGTGCTTTGGCTGGGTGACGAAATTCTGCTCGCTCACCGCGACGGCTTGGATCGGCCGCGGCGTGACTTGGCTGCTCCTCGCCTGGTCGTGGCAACGGCTGAGCGTGGCCCTCGTGCCAAAGCCCTTGTTTTCGATTCTCAGCGGCGGCCTGCTGTTGATCTTCACGCGCTGGTTTCATCTCGCCGGCGAATGGATCATCGGCGGCATCGAAGCGAAGAGCTTTTCCTACGTATTCTTTTTTCTATCGCTCGAATGCCTCGTGCGCCGGCGGTGGACACCCGCCTGGCTGCTGATGGGAACGGCTGCGGCCTTTCACGTGCTGATCGGCGGTTGGGGCTGCTTGCTCCTCGGCGGCGTGTGGCTGATCGAATTGTTTTTGAAGCCGAAGGCCGAAACGCCCAGTCTGTGGCGAATGGCTCCTGCTGTGATCGGCGGATTTATTCTCTCATTGCCCGGCCTGCTCCCCGCCGTGCTCCTCAACCGCGGCGTCGAATCGGATGTCGCTCGCGAAGCAGCCACCGCCTACGTCTTCGAACGCCTCGGCCATCATTTGGTCTTTCACCGCTTCGATCATTTTTTCATGGCCCGCCACTTGGTGCTGCTCATCACCTGGGCCGTGCTCGCCTGGCAACAACGGCACGATGTGCGACTCCGAGCGCTCCACATCTTCACGCTCGGCGCTGTGCTGATGGGACTCTGTGGCGCGATCATCGATCAATCGCTCCTCTATCAGCGCGAGCTGGCCGCAAAGTTGCTCCGTTACTATTGGTTTCGCCTCAGCGACACCATGCTCGCGGCCAGTGTCGCCATCGCGCTCGCGCAAGAAATCTCTCGCCGCCAACAGTCACGGCCGGCGGTCTTTGGGGTCTTGGTTTTTCTGGCAATTGTTGCTGTCGGTGCAGATGTCGCGCTAACGGTGCAGCAGCGCAATGAAGTTCGCGTGCCAGCCGCGTTCCTGCAGCCGAAACCAACGCAGACTCCCGCGACCAAAGACGAACAGGCGGTCGCCGAAATGCTGCTGCCGGAGTTATTTGAGCGCTGGCAGGATGTTTGTTTGTGGATCAAGTACGAAACGCCGAGCGATGCGCGTTTCCTCACGCCGCGGCGGCAGCAGACCTTTAAGTGGTATGCCCAGCGGCCTGAAGTAGTGAACTGGAAAGACGTGCCGCAAGACGCCGCGGGCCTCGCAAAGTGGAAAGCCGCCATGGATGAGGTTTATCCGCGAGCCACATTCGAAGATGACTTGGCCGCGCACATCGAGCCGCGGCTGCTCGCCATCGCGCATAAATACAATGTGAAGTACATCGTGCTCGATCGGACGCGAGCCAAACGCGGCTTGAATTTTCCGCGTGTCTATCCCGCCGTCCACGCTCAGAACCCGGCCTATGAAGTGTACGCCGTGCCCCCTCTGCCAAAGGTGGGGCCATGA